The Daphnia magna isolate NIES linkage group LG6, ASM2063170v1.1, whole genome shotgun sequence genome segment TTCCTTATTTCATTCCTCCATCGCAAGTCACCAGATTCTTTTCGAGAATATTTTTCTGGTAAGGTGCAGTGAGGGGGGGAAAAGCGAAATATGTTCTTTTCGGGGTGTTTTTTTCCCTCCGACGTTCGTATTTATACAACGAGTGtgtagaaaagaagaaaatgaagatggACGagaagccaaaaagaaaaacgccatcgaggcgtgggaGTGACATTCCTGCGTTTCAATGATCGCACGGAATGTCGAAGCGCACGATTGAGAAACGATGGAACAGGCTCTCCGCTCCGCAGCTGCAACATATATACAAAGATATAACAATCAAGTTCTATATAGAGAGACAGGCGAACGGACGAGTCCATTAAACTATACCCCAAAAGTCCGTAATGTCCCGTCTGTTAGGTGATTTACCTGTGCacaatttagttttttttttctctactccGTTACAGTCGTTCCATATCTTAGTCACTGTTACATCCAGcagcccccctttttttttcccccgtccGGGATGAGATACGACAATGCGTACTGTAGCGTGTCACGCTGATGGTGTCGTTCCTCATATTTTTAAGGAGTGAGCGGTCGTATAGAATGTGTCGCTTGAGCGACACTAGTATTgccaaaatataaaaaccGGCTATAATAACAAGCAATAACAACaccatttatttcttttgtagCTTAAAAAACTAACTgcccacccccccccctctcccgCACAACCGTTCATCTCGTATAACTAGCAGCACGGACGTGTAGTTTTTGGCAATCACTCGAATGCCGTCAGCCAGACGGCGAGATGATGATCGTAatatccctttttttctattcctattcaaattcttcatttatctcgaaaagaaaaatttaaaaaaataagtttttctttttcggctgGCTGAGTTCACTTCGAAGCTTGTTGGGTGTTTGTTATAGACATCAGACATGGAAAGACCGTCTTTGCCTCGCCTGTCACTCAACTCTGCAGAGAAAAATATGACGGTCGTTcaccttgtttttttttttggggggggtgtATTAGtgttccttttcttcctattccgtctttcttgttttgtctCTTTTACAACTAAAGGTTTTGCAACGGGCTGCCGAACCTTTTATTTGTGAAGGAAACGTACAAACGAGCTGAAGGAGTAGCAACACAAATTTGTCTGTCCACGagacaaaaggaaaaagagcaaaagctttttttttttgttccttatCTTTCCGAAAAACCTCTTTTTGCACAGACGACTACGGATACAATCCGAAATGACTTTGGCCAGCCACCACAATGAAAGCCCCCGGAAAACATTCTTAAAAAGAGAGGGCTAACGCAAGTGAGaaacattaaatttttttttttccttccctgAACTCGATTTACAAGTAGAAAGAGGCTGTTGAGACACGCAGACCAAAAAATGAAGGAAACTTTTAATGAGTTGGATGAGATGGCGTTTTGTTACAATAACAAGAAATTAAAGTGCTTTTCTGACTGACGTTTTTCTTATTATCGAATGATAATCAAACGTACAGTAAAATCGGCTTCAAATTTATTACACGAATTGAAGCGATAGCCAAGCCATTATTAGTCAACTGCCCTAAACACACCAAAAATCCCATCACGTCAATTATCGTTCTTTTTCGTTGAATAACGCAAGTCTTGCGTCATACAGAAAAAAGCTCATAAATTCGAAAAACAACTATAGCCGCTTATTCTTTCACCTTTTTCAAATAgggagagaaaacaaaaatgggcgttaaaaaagaaaagtagaaaaaaaaaaagaaaaaacgagagGGGATTCTCGTTAAGCGTGTGCTGCTTCGCCCACTTCTTCTATTATTCCGAATGGGTAACACGAAAGAGTGCCATGCAAAGACTATGTCGGTAGCAATAAATAAACCCCCTCGCCGACAACTTGCTGCTAACCAAAATTGATCTCTTTTCTTCCTACCTTTTCTCTTGTACCTGTTGGTCTACTCAGGTAGTCAAATCAGTCAACCCGCAGGGTCAACCAGAAAACCGGCTACTCTTCTTTCTCCTACGCATTATTTacaacttcttctttttttttggtcgaCATTGGTATGCattttctcttaaaaatggGCCAGCTTGCCAATACGAGTTGTATCACTAAGCTGACCGATTCTAAAAAAAGATTGCGTATTCagcccttttcttttgtttctttaagaTAATGATAACGGCATTGTTTGTATTGATCAAATTGtcggatttaaaaaaaaaatgctcttACCATTCCAGATTGTTACGGTTGATCGAGAAATTCGATCAATTTACCTAAGCAAGAGTTCACCTTCCGTCATCCAATAGGATTCACCAGACGACGATCCGagacttatttttttttttcgttacaTTTGCTTAGACGTCCGGTTATTTGACGTTACGCGGCTTATTTCCTCAAGCCCATCTTCTTCTGTTTCAGCAGCGCATTGCGCAAGGCGATCTgtaaaaagagaggaaaacaAGTACAAAACTGCCACGTGGTTTCTTTTTGGCCAGTCGTCAAGACAATTTACCTGCTTATCTTTGAAAGATCGCTTATGTTTCCCCTTggctttttgtttcaacatcATAAAGTTCTTGTTTTTGCTCTTTTCTCGATTTGTAGTGCTGGCGTTAGGATTTTGACGTTTAGGCTTTCGTGTTGGTTTTTCACGGTCAGCACGCCCTTCCTATATCGATAACAGCATTTTGGTAATCGACATTAACAACTAGCTCTCAGTTGGCAGGTAAAAACACAGGCAATCAAACATTACAACACACAAGAAAATATATGGAAATTATGTGGGACAGGTGCTTTACCAAGACTGTTGTGAGGCGAGAATCCTTATCGTGGCGGCGTTTCTTGTAGACTTTCTCAATGTCGTCCAGTCGGACTAACTCACCCctaatattaaaataaaaaacaagacaaacaATAGGATGAGTCTATAAGCTAAAGAGACAAAGTCCACGTTGATTTTGTAGGATTTCAAATCATGTCATGGAGAGATGAGTGTTACAGGATACAAATCTCTATGCCcaagagataaagaaaaataaaaaaaaatcatgccACCGATTGGAACACAAAATAAAGTCAACTGTCTACGTGATATCATATGGGCTGAACGAGACTTCCGCGTTTGATTACAGCGTCCAATCAAGATGCGCTTGGATACAAGACATTTGAGACGAGTTATGGGGTGATCCCATCTTGCTTAATACACCACACACACAGACTGATAATCCAGAACGACTGTTTTTGCCAGCAAACGAAGCGGACTACGTGAGTCATGCAAAGATGGACTCTTTGACCCTAAGACTTAAGAATGTTGCCTAATGCCGTGCACGTGTAGGGAAGACATATTACCGCTTTATGGTGTCGTCCAAGTCATCAgcgatttttctcttttggcGGGCTTTAGAGGCATCCAACTGCTTCTTTACCTGGGCAGCATCGATCTTTGCAAAGTCTTTGTCCGTAAGGATTCGACTCAAACTGACTGCAGCCgcttttattttcctttcttcaatGACGCTGGGATCCTCGGCGGCAGCAACAGTTTTCTTCCGACTTCTTTTCAAATCTTTATtgattctcttttgttttttcttttcttgtttcgtcAGTGGACGTCTGACTCTTTTTTCAACCGTATCACCATCCTCTGATTCTTCTTCACTATCTGAATCTTCATCGCCGTCCTCGTCATCAGAGTCTTCTTCATCAGAGTCTTCTTCATCACTCCCTTCTTCTTCACCACTGTCCActtcttcgtcgtcttcaTCATTGTCCTCAACTTCAGAATCAGTGTCAACCTCTTCACCGTCATCAGAGTGAGAAACATCGACCCAACCGTCGTCATCACTTTCATCATCATCTGCTGATTCATCTTTTTCGTCATCTGGGTTGGCATTTTCATCATCCGGATTCAATGCCTCTGCTCCAGGAATATAATCTTTGGCATCCACAGCTCCGTAGGCTTTGATTGTCAACTCGCTCATAGCTTCTGTGGGCCGACCCTAGTGAAGAagagaataaataaataatcaagTGAGCCTGAAACATGACGcatttcaaaacgaaaaataatcTCTCATAAATACTCGTTCTTTGCGTGGCAACATTTCCGGGTTGATGACGCGATACAGCTGTAGTATAGACCTCGATGCCATCATCacactcttttgttttgaggTACGGTATTCGATAAGTTCGCGTAGCAATTCGGCGTTCATTACTAGTGGACATCTGGCACATATTTCTCTAATGGCGTTTAGCCTGCGTCACAATTGAAACACTACTATTATTAGTAAGATGCAAATGCATGTACTGAAATAAAGAGTCCTCACCCCACGGCCATTACTTCAGCGGAATTCCGTTCTGTCACGAAATTGCTGACTATGGCACTCACTACCGATTCTAAAACATCAGGTGGCAAGAGCTCGTGAGAAGCCTGTGCAGCAAACAGCAACATTTTGGTCACATCTGCCAAGCGCCAAAAGATATTAGAAATGTTTATGTCCCCATTCGAGACAGACTCTATTGCCCACAACAGTCTACCACTGACAGTTCGGCATTAAGTTAGTCATCACCTCTTTGGTGTGGCTGTAGAAAACGATTCAAGTATGGGTAGAAATTAAAGATGAATAACTGGTGGGTGCCTATGAGTCGAGAAATCACATCTAACGCCATGACTTTGACTTCAAAGCGTTCGTTCATTCCCTCGACATGTTTAAACAACTGCTCTGCAAAACCTTGAAATAAAGCAAAGAAATCATTACCGGCTTAGAACGGGATTTTAATTCAAGAAACGGTGAATTTACTTTGGGGATCCCGGATCAAGTGTATGGCAGAGAAATTAAACACCGGGGCCTTCTTTGAATTATTGCGTTTCTGGTAGACGTTGGAAATACAATTAATTTACTATCCATCTAGTCTTGCCGACCAATGCTAATCACGAACTGTAAACCCCTACCTTTAAAGTCTTTTTGactttttccatttgtttCTCGCGTTTTCgagattttttatttactcGAGCAGCCATACCAACTTCCCTGATGATGACGTTTTCATTCTGTGTTAAATAGAAGAGCGAAACATTCAAGATCGGGCAACGAGAACTTAAATAAAATCGGTTACCTCGGCTTCACTGTCTGAATCCTCTTGTTTTTCGTCAGAACCCATGAAAAATTGCAAAGCTGTAACCATAACCTAGATATCATCGGAGTATACAATTAAGAAAGCTTTTACTTTGAATATGCAAACGAGTCTTACCTTTGTAGTTTTAGATAGACATGCAGTAGCTATTACATTTACAGTCTTTTGGtcattccaaatatttttcttgtaAAGGTCAATCATTacatcctaaaaaaaaaaagtatgttAAAACTAGCTGTCAACTTTCTATTTCAATTGACAAGTCACATACCAGAGACATCTTTGCGGCAGTGATGTTTGAATCTTTCAGCATGGCAAACATGAAATTCTGGAGGACCTGTTTCAAAATATCAAATATGAGCATTAGTtccagaatatcaaaattattATAGAAAAGTAAGTTACATTATTCAGTTTTATGTtctttgattttgaattcacattttttatATCTGTAATAATGTGATTCTTTAGAAAGGCTCTTAGCTCTTTGTCAGGGCAGCGAAGAAGTTGAAAAAATAGGGTCAATAAAGATGTCGGTGAAATCAGGTTCTTGTTACGCAACAAGATGAGAGCCCTGCAAAATGtctaggaaaaagaaaatggtgtgTATGAGCTGGTTGGCTTGTCTAGTAggaatttatttattacttttctcatGTCAGGATGTAGAGTTGTTGGGTGGCGCTGTAAAATATCCATTAGTTCCTGTGGATATTCCTTCAAATCTTCAGGGAAACAATGTGAAACCTAGAtggatagaaaaaaattgtgcTAATTAAAGAACCAAACAGGAAGAAGTGCTGGGTACCTGGGCCAGAAACATTACTAAGTCATCAAGATCTTTATTGTACTGGTCAGGTTTCATTTCAAAGACCATCCTTGTTGAATTGTAATGACGATGCTGTTGCATAAACTGCGAATACAAACAGTTGTAATTTTGTGCATGTTTTGTAAAGAAAAAGGCAGACCAAAGTATAAAATGGTCGTTGACAACTGTACCTCATCTTTGTAAGATGCGGGATCTCGCTTCAGCAAATTTTGCAACTGTGGTAGATTTGTAGGAAGCTGATTATTGTGTCTCACCATTTTAATGAATGAAAAATTCACAacacgaaataaaaataatttttacaaGTTTTGAAAGCTTGAATCAAATTTATTGTGGAGCTGCAGCAACCTACGTTGTTGCAGTAGAGAACCACGTGTGGAAAACAGCACGTTTCCATGCCAACGGGAAGACGTCTGCTAATCGTCCATTCGTCTGCATTGAACTGTAGTCGAGTCAAATGTATGTAATATTTAACTGAATTTTTCAATATATATTAATCTcttagctatttttttttgtcatatGCAGTGTTTTAAAGTTCCCTGGGACGAAATACAGCATGTCAGAGTCACAAACGCCCCTCTCAGTAGAAAAGGATCCACTTACCCGACGTGAACTATACGTAAATATTAGTTGTCTAAATGCACGTTTTGTTGAATGTGTTCTAACCCGTAAATTTGATTTCCAAAGAAATTTAGCCCAGAAGAACTAAGAGTTTTGAAAGAGTGCAATTATGAGAGTTTCTACTTCAGGAGCTTGCCAATGGGCACTGCACTTGGGACCCTTGCCTATTATGGAGTCAAATCTGGTGAGTAATCAACCGCTAGTTTCATTCACATGATTACATAAACATTCATAGATCTTTGAAAATTGATGATGTGCACAGTTAAATTGGGAAACTAATAATGTATTACTAACTAGGAATAAGCTAGAGAATTTGGCATTCTTTTAATATGATTTCAGGATACCTCAAGGGTAGCACCAAGTGGGGTCCTTGGCCTAAAATCCTGTTAGGTGCATCATTTGGATATTTTGCAGGGAAATTGTCTTATCAAACAAAATGTGCTGAAAAGCTGATGACCCTTCCAAATAGTCCTCTGGCTGAGGCACTACGTCAAAGACGAGGAAGAAACAAAGGAGGTTTTCAAGAAGTGTAAGGGTTATATTATTACTATCATCATGTGATGTATCCAAAGATGTTGATTGATTTTGGACCAAGTAGTTGAATTTACTTGATATTGGAATCATTTCCTATTTTATAGTTCTGTAGTGATATTATAATTTAGTGATATTCTCCATTTATCATTTCTTtgttcctttttattttttaaggtttACTTCTGAACCTATAAACCTTGGACCATCCACGCTGTCTTCCGATGCAGACAGTGGAAATCCTTCAGACTATCTACAAGAGCTAAGAAGTGAGGATCGATCTTACGATGCTCCGCCGACAGCTATTGGGCTCAATGATTCATTTCGACCATCGATGGACTCTTTTGTTGTGTCGGAACAGCCTCTGCCTTCTCCAACCCAGCACTCTTCGTCATACGATGAGCTTCGTAGACAAAATCGAGAAGAATTTGAACAAAAGAGGTTGGATGCTTACAAGAAGACGGACGGATTCAAAACAAATCCAAATGTTGCACCGCATACCGCACCGGGTTACGGCACGTCAGGTGTGTCATCACGAGCTCACGCTTCAGACAAGAAAAATTCTTATGGCGATGTTTGGGAGGAGTGAACTGAACTGAAATCGGATCAGCTGTAGGGTATAGAATTTCACTTCAATCGTCACTAtatttttgcttaatttgTATTCCTCATAATCGGAACCCTCTTGGTATTTCAGTCTTAAAATTATAGAGTCTACAAGCATATGTTTACCATTCGATTTTTCCATATTTGGTAATGTTTCAGGACATTATCACGAGTTAACAATAGGGACGTAGCAAATGCCAAGCATTTAAAATTTCAGACAAATCTTGCAACATGCAAGTAATACTCACCTTATTTCCATTCTTGGATTTGTAGGCTACTTTCAACAGCAACACGATTTAGTAAACACCAAAATCGTTTGGTTCTTTAAATTTAGAAGCAGAAATAACAATCATTTTGTGAGACCATGTCCGATGTATTCCAACACTTGGTTCAAAACAGATTGAACAATCAAAATGATCGAACGAAGTGATTCTGGCATTTTACAGTTCAAAAGGCACTCGAGCACGAAATTTCATCTCATTATCCTCCTGGTGATTCCTGTCACCATAGTTCAATCGAGTATTCATACTTTCTTGTTCTTATAAGATAAACAGTTTTATTTTGCTCACTCGTCGTCGAAAAATTTCAGCAGTGATCGAGTACGACGTTGGAGTAGAGGGTTCTGTAAATTCCGTGGCCTTACAGAACTGATGTAACATAGCGCACGTTACGGATTACTAAGCAAAACTTTATACAGCGTAAGCTAAAAATGATAATTGAAAATAGTTAATGTTATACAGAATCACTTGCAATAATTCTTTTCCCAATCTTATCTTTTctcataataaaaaaaaaaaaacagaaaataagtAGTGTTTTAATAGTATACAACATTTAATCGTCAATTGTTCTCCCGATTTTCGGCTCGCAGGAGACTATACACCCGAGTTCAGTCCCCCATTCCGTTGTATCAAGTGTGTCATTTTTGGAGAAAACCTTTACGAAAAGACAGcccgagtaaaaaaaaaaaaggggggaaaatcGAAGGGTGATGATTCTTCATCCTGGAAGCTACGCTTTAGCTTgtagttgttttgtttttccgatTGTTTGGAGTCGCACCAGAAGCTGAagcatttttttccttcttctctttttgtttcctgTAAGTAAGTAATCCGTTGTGAGATATGCTGTGTTACTCTTTCATTGCGGACTACCTTGATTGTATCTACTACCTGTTGCGTTCTTTCCCCGGTACGAAACTGGGACCTGGAACAAGTTTAGGTTGATGCTTGGGTCCCTGTTGACGTTTCCTGCCGGATCGTATAGTGGTTGTGCTTTGCAGCACAGCATCGTTTGCCGTAAAAGGAAGTAGCAGATCTACTACTCCTCCTCGTTTCTTGTCACGGTTGcggtttttgtttcctctacCCGGCTGGTGTACGGGATCGTTAGAACCTAATGATGCCGTTggatgatttttaaaaaacagttGAATTCGATCAGGGTAAATATGAGAAGAGAAAACAAGGTGCAGAAAGGAACGTTGCCAATGAGAAAAGCTTCGTGTATCGTGAGTGACACGTCGTGTTGAAGTTTGGTGAGTAGAAAGTAAGGTTATGCTACTTCAAAATAGCTATTTTATAGTGACGCACCTTCCCAAGACCAAGGAATATTATTATCTGTGTCTGACGATAGCGTTTGCCGGGATCCAGTTGGCTGTGGTCCTCTTATTCCGCAGCACCAATAGGGCAACGGACGATTGAGCTGTTGAAGCTGCCGCATCCCGGCTTCACTGGCATCAACGTCAGAAGCCAGCCAGAGGCCTGCTTGCAAAATGAGACGTAAGCAACAAACACCTTGCGCAACATGCAGGGTAGACTGAATTTCACCCATGATTTTGTCATGCTCCTCCAGACTCAAAACTGAAATGAACTAAAACTACAATTTGGAAGAACTGCTACACATACTCGGAAAGAGAAATTGAAACAAGCGTCATGCACTAAATATAGATGGAAGCACCCAAACCGTTCACCATACAAGCCGGGGAAGAAAAGCCATCAGCCAATAATAATGGACCGACCCCAAATGCTTCAAGTCGATCAGTAGAAAGTAAAGCTTTGGTTCCGCCGACCGTTTATTAGCATCATGGGCTCCAATTTGGAAAATAACGTCAAGTTGTGTCATCAGCATAGTAGTACTGTATATCAAGTCTTTAGACAAAGTTAGAATGGCAGTTGCTAAGTAAAGGGAAGTGTTCGCTGAGTAATAGCAAGAGTATAGTGTAATTCGCGAGAGTGTAGGAAGGTGATTCGAAGGGTTCGATGTCGATGCGAATAAAACGCTctgtatgtttttgttttgtttcagaaATCAGATGAGAGAAACGACTGATATGAAATGGACAATAATTCGAAGCTTGATTTGTTTTTACGGAGGAGGGGTATGGGGAGGGGGGATGTGGCAACAACAGTTTTATAATCTAACCTGACGGAACGTTGGGTAACAGCTGGAGATCGGCCTCGTTAATGCGCGATTTGCGTGCACGGCCGTTACCGTTTCCAAGCCGCACCGGTTGGCTACCCATTGATGGGATCAAGGCGGGTCCGGGCACAATGACGGGAGACGAAGGGGCCCCGGCGTCTCTTAACCGAGGGACACCATCCACTAATTTGTTGTGAGATGCTGGATGCCGACCAGTATTGGCCGAATCCCGGCCGTCGCCTCCCTCGCTGTCGCTCGAAGCGCCGAAATTC includes the following:
- the LOC116924250 gene encoding protein SDA1 homolog; the protein is MVRHNNQLPTNLPQLQNLLKRDPASYKDEFMQQHRHYNSTRMVFEMKPDQYNKDLDDLVMFLAQVSHCFPEDLKEYPQELMDILQRHPTTLHPDMRKTFCRALILLRNKNLISPTSLLTLFFQLLRCPDKELRAFLKNHIITDIKNVNSKSKNIKLNNVLQNFMFAMLKDSNITAAKMSLDVMIDLYKKNIWNDQKTVNVIATACLSKTTKVMVTALQFFMGSDEKQEDSDSEAENENVIIREVGMAARVNKKSRKREKQMEKVKKTLKKRNNSKKAPVFNFSAIHLIRDPQSFAEQLFKHVEGMNERFEVKVMALDVISRLIGTHQLFIFNFYPYLNRFLQPHQRDVTKMLLFAAQASHELLPPDVLESVVSAIVSNFVTERNSAEVMAVGLNAIREICARCPLVMNAELLRELIEYRTSKQKSVMMASRSILQLYRVINPEMLPRKERGRPTEAMSELTIKAYGAVDAKDYIPGAEALNPDDENANPDDEKDESADDDESDDDGWVDVSHSDDGEEVDTDSEVEDNDEDDEEVDSGEEEGSDEEDSDEEDSDDEDGDEDSDSEEESEDGDTVEKRVRRPLTKQEKKKQKRINKDLKRSRKKTVAAAEDPSVIEERKIKAAAVSLSRILTDKDFAKIDAAQVKKQLDASKARQKRKIADDLDDTIKRGELVRLDDIEKVYKKRRHDKDSRLTTVLEGRADREKPTRKPKRQNPNASTTNREKSKNKNFMMLKQKAKGKHKRSFKDKQIALRNALLKQKKMGLRK
- the LOC116924251 gene encoding OCIA domain-containing protein 1 translates to MSESQTPLSVEKDPLTRRELYKFSPEELRVLKECNYESFYFRSLPMGTALGTLAYYGVKSGYLKGSTKWGPWPKILLGASFGYFAGKLSYQTKCAEKLMTLPNSPLAEALRQRRGRNKGGFQEVFTSEPINLGPSTLSSDADSGNPSDYLQELRSEDRSYDAPPTAIGLNDSFRPSMDSFVVSEQPLPSPTQHSSSYDELRRQNREEFEQKRLDAYKKTDGFKTNPNVAPHTAPGYGTSGVSSRAHASDKKNSYGDVWEE